The region AGGGCCTCCTCAACCGTCACCCGGTAGGCGGGCTTGGCGATGACGGCCGCCAACTCCAGCTCCCAGTCCGGCTTTTCGGCCCACGAGGGCAGGACCACGTCGTCGTACGGGCCCGTGATCGCGCTTGGCAGACCGATGAACACGTACGGCAGGTCCTCAGCGGCCCGGCGGTCCATGACCGCGGCGATCTCCGCTCGCGCCTCCTCGACCGTACGCGGGTCGTCGGGAGAGCGGTGGGCGACCTCCAGGTCGATCACGTGCTGCCGGTAGTTGGCACCGGACTGGAAGATCTGCCGCGGCTCGATGGAGGCGTGCACCCGCAGGCCCTCCAGCGGACGCCAGCCGAGGGCATCGTCGTCCGCCAGGGCGTGCAGGAGGGGGAGGGTCTCCTCCCACCGCTCCACCACGGCGCGCACGCTGGACGGTGCCCAGGCCAAGACACTGCTCAAGTCGAGCACCCGGCCCTTGGCCAGGAGGCCGGGAAACGGCTCCCCGTCCTGAGTGGAGAACGTGCCGAGCGCGAACGGGCCGGCAGGTTGCGCGAGCGTTGCCATCTGATTTCCTCCTGCTGGGTTGCGGTCTACTCTGGCCCCGATCGGTTAATCACGGAAATCAATCCTGTGGATGTGCCGAATCCATGACATGGATGACTCTCGCTTGCTAGGTGGTTGCCCGGTGAACCTGTCCCGACTCGACCTCAATCTGGTCCTCGCCCTGCGCGCGCTGCTGGAAGAGCGCAATGTCACCCGGGCCGGCGAGCGCATCGGGCTGAGCCAGCCCGCCATGAGCGCGGCGTTGTCCCGGCTGCGCCGCCATTTCGACGACGAGTTGCTCGCCCGTACCGGCAACTCCTACGAGCTGACCCCGCTCGGCACCGCCCTGCGGGACCGCAGCGCCACCGCGTGCGACCTGCTGGAGCGGGTCTTCTCCAGCCAGGCCGACTTCGACGCGGCCGCCGAGACCCGCGAGTTCACCCTGCTCGCCTCCGACTACGGAGCGGCCGTCTTCGGCGCCGCACTCGCCCGCGCCCTGCACCAGGAGGCGCCCGGCATCCGGCTCACCTTCCAGCACCCGGCACCGTCCGTCGTGGAGAACACCGCCACCGTGCTGAGCACCGTCGACGGACTGCTGATGCCGCACGGCGTGATCGACGGCTTCCCCGCCGTCGAACTCCACCAGGACCGCTGGCTGTGCATGGTCGCCGATGATCACCCCGAGATCGGTGACGAACTCACCCTGGACCAGCTGGGGCGTCTGCCCTGGGCCGTCTACCAGCGTCCCTACGACGCCCCGGCCGCCCGCCAGCTCAGCATGATAGGGATCAGTCCCCAGGTGGAGGTGTCCGTGCAGACCTTCCAGCTGCTGCCCCACATGGTCG is a window of Streptomyces sp. NBC_00271 DNA encoding:
- a CDS encoding fumarylacetoacetate hydrolase family protein, which produces MATLAQPAGPFALGTFSTQDGEPFPGLLAKGRVLDLSSVLAWAPSSVRAVVERWEETLPLLHALADDDALGWRPLEGLRVHASIEPRQIFQSGANYRQHVIDLEVAHRSPDDPRTVEEARAEIAAVMDRRAAEDLPYVFIGLPSAITGPYDDVVLPSWAEKPDWELELAAVIAKPAYRVTVEEALEYVAGYTIANDLTDRATVFRRDMKAIGTDWLRCKNAPGFTPLGPWLVPAESIADTGDLRVTLKLNGETMQDESTKDMLFGVARLVSYASQTAQLLSGDLVLTGSPAGNGIHWGRLLRDGDVMEGSITGLGVQRTRCVAEGTA
- a CDS encoding LysR family transcriptional regulator: MNLSRLDLNLVLALRALLEERNVTRAGERIGLSQPAMSAALSRLRRHFDDELLARTGNSYELTPLGTALRDRSATACDLLERVFSSQADFDAAAETREFTLLASDYGAAVFGAALARALHQEAPGIRLTFQHPAPSVVENTATVLSTVDGLLMPHGVIDGFPAVELHQDRWLCMVADDHPEIGDELTLDQLGRLPWAVYQRPYDAPAARQLSMIGISPQVEVSVQTFQLLPHMVEGTRRVAMIQERLARKAVRSAAVRVLPCPFEAVPVREAMWWHPVHAQDAGHIWLRQKAAEVGATLTGNGYSTGKGPGKAVPVDQSAGLPPGRL